GGATCACTCCTTGGAATTGTAGGATCCCTCCTTGGGATGGCGGGATCACTCCTTGGGATCGCAGGAAAACTTCTTGGAATGGGGGGGTCACTCCTTGGGATGGTGGGAAAGGTCCTTGGAGAATGTCAGGGTCACTCCATGGAATGGCAGGAAAACTTCTTGGAATGAGGGGATCACTCCTTGGGATGGGGGAATCACTCATTGGGATGGCGGGATCGCTCCTTGGGATCGCAGGAAAACTTCTTGGAATGGGGAGATCACTCCATGGAACTGAGGGGGAAACTTCATGGGATTGGGGGATCACTCCATGGAATGGCAGGAAAACTCCTTGGAATGGCGGGGTCACTCCATGGGATCGTGGGAAAACCTCTTGGAATGGTGGGACCATTCCTTGGAATGGCAGGGTCACTCCTTGGGATGGTAGGAAAGGTCCTTGGAATGGCGGGGTCGCTCCATGGGATGGCGGGATCACTCCTTGGGATGGCGGGAAAACTTCTTGGAATGGGGGGATCACTCAATGGAAATGGGGGGGAAGCTTCTTGGAATGGCAGGGTCACTCCTTGGGATGGTGGGAAAGCCTCTTGGGATGGTGGGATCACTCCTTGAAATGGAGTAATCACTCCATGGAATTGGGGAGGTCACTCGTTGGAATGATGGGATCACTCCATGGAATGGCGAGAAAACCTCTTGGAATGGGGGAATCTCTCCTTGGGATGGGGAGATGTCTCCATGGATTGGTGAGATCACTCCTTGGATTAGTGGGATCACTCCTTGGAACTGGGGGATCATTCCCTGGAATGGGGGGATCACTGAAGCACAGACAAACTAATTAAAGTTGGAAAGGAGGGAATGAAGGGCGTTTATTACATCACGGGCACGAGCAGAATATTGGAATATTTTCCCACACCATTTGGGAAGTCACAGACTCCTGCTATTTATCCAGAAAGGTTTTACATATTCACACGGTTTTTAAGGGCACATAATGCATATTCATTACCTGTATTATAATCAGCTGAATATTCATTACGGCTGCATAATTGTTCTCCCTTAATTGGGGTCGGTGGGTTTTGAAATGAGGGATGGGCATACGGGAGGAAGAAAATCATCTTCCTCACTGAACTCTTCACCCACGGCCAGTCGGACCTTTTGGCCTGCTGGTCACAGTCTAAGCCTGGCCTAACTCTTGGATTATTCTTAAGGCCAGGATTTTTATGGCTCCTGCCCTTTTACCatgctccatccatcccccgTCGCTCGGAATTTTACTTTTCCTGATATTTTTGTTACTCTTTAACCAGAGTACGTGATCCCTGCTAGCAACATTTCTAACTTAACTccttaatttatttaaaacctTAACTAAAATATTCAGTCTTTTACTGTCTTAATTATAGTTCCAGCCAGCTCTTCAACTCATCTGCACTTTTCAATTAGCCTAATTACATTTCTAGCTGGCCCCTGGACTCATCACTCCTTGGAATGGGGGGAAAACTTCTTGGAATGGGGGAAATTCACTCCTTGAAATGGGGGTGTCGTTCCTTGGAATGGGGGGGGGGGTcacttttcccccattttcctcctctcttccttttccctcttttccctgttGTTTTCCCTGTTATTATTCCTGTTTTCCCTGTTGTTTTCCCTCTTGTTTTCCCTGTTGTTTGCCCTGTTGTTATCCCTGTTGTTTTCCCTGTTGTTATCCTGGTTTTCCCtgttcttttccctgttttcccctgttgttttccccattttccctgttGCTATCCGGGTTTTCCCTTTTGTTATCCCAATTTTCCCTCTTGTTTTCCCTCTTATTATCCCAATTTTCCCTCTTGATTTCCCTGTCATTATCCTGATTTTCCCTcttgttttccctgttttccctgttGTTATCCCTGTTtacccttttcttttccctgttcttttcCCTGTATTCCCTGTTCTTTTCCCTGTTATCCCAGTTTTTCCTGTTGTTATCTCCATTGTTATCTCTGTTTTCCCTggtttttccctggtttttccctgttgttttcccaattttcccaattttccctgTTGTTATCCCTGTTCTTTTCCCTGTtatcccagttttccccacttttttccctttttttttccttgttgttttccttgttttccctgttgttatccctgttttcccttttctttttcctgttttatcccaattttcccTGTTGTTTTCCCTGTTGTCCCTGTTGTTATCCCAATTTTTCCTGTTATTATCCCTGTTATTTTCCCTGTTGTTAtccctgctttttcttttcccgGTTCTTTTCCCTGTTGTTATCCCGGTTTTTCCTGTTGTTATCCCtgttgttttccttgttttctctgttcttttcccTGTTGCTATCCcggttttccctgttttcccaggTGACCTCCTGATCCTGCTGGCCCAGGCCATCGTGTCCATCCAGAtggtgctggaggagaaatTCATCTTCAGCCATGACGTGCACCCGCTGCGCGCCGTGGGCACCGAAGGTCCGTGATTCCCTTAAATCCCAGAAATCCTGGGAATCCTCAACAGTGGGAATCCCATGAAAATACCATTGCTCATCCCATGGGCATCTCCTGCAGAAATCTGGGAATTCTcagattgggattgggattgggattgggattgggattggggcCCACAGCTGGTGCTCCCAGAGCctctgccccattcccaggggaTTGGGATGAGATTGGGacgggattgggattgggattgggattgggattgggactAGCTCTGGAGCCACAGCCGGCTCTCCTGGAGCGTCTGCCCCATTCTCaggggactgggatgggatttgggctgggttggaattaggattgggattgggattggggcCACAGCCAGCTTTCCTGGAGCctctgccccattcccaggggaTTGGGGctggattgggattgggattgggattgggattgggattgggattgggattgggattgggatttggaTAGGAATTGGAATTGGAATTGggactgcagccacagacaGCTCTCCTGGAACCTCTGCCCCATTCTCaggggactgggatgggattggggcTGGATTGGAATtaggattgggattgggattgggactggggccacagccagctctcctggaggctctgccccattcccaggggattgggatgggattggggcTGGATTGGAATTGGAATCAGATTGGGATTGTGATTGGGATAGGGATTGGAAGTGGAATTGGAATTGGGACTGGGGTCACAGCCAGCTCTCCGGGAGTGtctgccccattcccaggggattgggatggatttggggctggattgggattgggatggatttggggctggattgggattgggactgGGGCCATAGCCATCTCTCCCAGAGCCTGTGCCACATTCCCCGGGCAATTCCACGGAAATCCCGATTCCCCGCAGGTCTTTTCGGCTTCTCCATCCTGGCGCTGCTGCTGGTGCCGCTGTCCTTCATCCCGGTGGGGCGGCTCTCGGGGAACCCCCGCGGGGTCCTGGAGGATCCCGCGGACGCCTGGTGCCAGATCCGCCGGGAGCCCCTGATCCTGGCGGCGCTGCTGGGCAACATCGGGAGCATCTCCTTCTTCAACTTCGCGGGGATCAGCGTGACGCGGGAGCTGAGCGCGACCACGCGCACGGTGCTGGACAGCCTGCGCACGCTGCTGGTCTGGGCGCTCAGCCTGGCGCTGCGCTGGGAGCGCTTCCACGCCCTCCAGATCCCGGGATTCGCCCTGCTCCTGGCCGGGGCCGCGCTCTACAACGGCCTGCACCGCGCGCTGCGGGGCGCCCGGAATACCGGGAATGCCGGGAGTGACCCACAGGAGAGGGAAGCGctgctgggaggggatggggatatCGGCAACATCCAGGGATGAGCGGGTGTTCCTTGGGATTGGCGTCCcggggattgggattgggaattGGCCCTGCAGGGAATGTCGGCTGTGCCGGCTTTTCCCGGTGGGATATGGAACCAGAGTTGGCTCTCCTGGAGCCTCTGCCCCATTTGTAGGGATTGGGGTGGGAGTAGGActggattgggattgggattggaaTTGGGATTtggattgggattgggaatgggattgggaattgTCCCTGCAGGGAATGTCAGCCAGGGGTGAAGAGGCTGTGCCGGCTCTTCCCAGTGGGATACAGACCCTGAGACGACTCTCATGGAGCCTCTGCCCCATTCCCTGGtgattgggatgggattgggattgagATTTAGAttgggtttggggctggaatTGGAGTGGTTTGGGGCTGGAGCCACCCATTCCCCAGCCCATGTTCCCAATAAAGCCCCTCTGCTCATTCCA
This window of the Ammospiza nelsoni isolate bAmmNel1 chromosome 3, bAmmNel1.pri, whole genome shotgun sequence genome carries:
- the SLC35F6 gene encoding solute carrier family 35 member F6 — translated: MAWSRYQLGLAALMLLTGSINTLAAKWADNFSAPGCDGKEEHKFQHPFLQAAGMFLGEFSCLPVFYLLRLRDRRRAHRDRDRDRDRDPAPAPAPSRPFNALLFLPPALCDMAGTSIMYVALNMTSASSFQMLRGSLIIFTGLLSVAFLGRRLEWSHWAGIVLTILGLALVGLADLRGNPGGTGHGLADVITGDLLILLAQAIVSIQMVLEEKFIFSHDVHPLRAVGTEGLFGFSILALLLVPLSFIPVGRLSGNPRGVLEDPADAWCQIRREPLILAALLGNIGSISFFNFAGISVTRELSATTRTVLDSLRTLLVWALSLALRWERFHALQIPGFALLLAGAALYNGLHRALRGARNTGNAGSDPQEREALLGGDGDIGNIQG